The genomic stretch AAGAGTGCGCAGCGGCCTTTGAACGCGGAGCCGTTGAGAGCCATGGGGACGACCACCAGCAGACCCGCCACGATGGACAGGGCGTGAGCCGTGCAGTGAGCCAGCAGCAGCCGCCGGTCCAGCTCCATGTTACCGCTCAGACAAAGACTAGACGGTGAAGGTGTTCACGTTGTTAAAGTATATCTCGATTAATGTCAGCACATCCCTGGTTATTTCCCATGTAACGGTGCACCGTGGTGGAGGGTATTTAAAGAAACCAGGGCGGGGACCGACTCGTCCCGGAGCAGCACAGCCGTTACACAACGCCcctcacagagaggaggaggtcacACAGAGGTCTCACTCCGCCACGACTTCCTGAAACCAGAGGAAAAACACCCATCGTTATAATCACTGACAAAATAGTAACAACTAATAGTTATAGCATACCTTATAAAAAGAACTAATATCTAGAAACATTAgcctatttaacatttattgcTGAAGATAAATTTAGTACCACCAGGGATTTTGGAGAGTTTTGAATTGACAACTCCCCTTTTTGTAGACTGAGGTCGCCTAAATATTGAGTGGAGTGATACATCTTTAACACTAACGATCTTTGATGCTTGAAATGCCTCCAGCTGTGACGTAGTTGAGGCGGTTTGACGTATGTTTTGACCAACTGGCCCCTTTTTACGAGCTCTAGCAAAAAAGATTTAATCACTCTGCAGACAGACTTATTGATCATATACCAATGATCTTATTGATGAAGGGCCTGATCAATGAATCAATGACACTAATCAGCTGACATCTCATGCTCTGTTCAGTGAGGGCTGGGGACTTGTTATTTTTCTCCTGATTATGAACTAAGTTATGAACTAATCATTTAGATTTATCTTTCCTTTAGCTCATATCAATGTTATGTTTTATAATCCATATTACAAATAGATGATCAGCTGTTataagagcagtgtttccccacAGAGTCATGCTGCTTTCATTACAAACACCGGGGCCATCGTATGAGTCAAATGTCCTGCAGTTAAAGCTGTTATAGAAAAGCAGATTAAGAGGACCAGGGCTGATAACTAAGGCACTAGGGTGAATTTGGGACCACACTGCAGTTTAGAtatgtgttttcagttgaatTCAGAGGGGTCTAAAGTGGATGGCACAGTTTGGTAGAGAGGAATGTGGGTGGAGTTGGGGTTAAATTCTTCTCTGTGTGACAGACAAAGGCATCCAGACTACTATCCCCCACCCTGCTGATAAACTATCATCCATCAGTGAAGCTGTGACACATGTTTTACTTAAATCAGGTTGAAATGTGCACTTACAAAAAACAGGTATCACAAGAAATGTGTCAACACCCATATGTGTACAATAAAGGTGGTGGACTAAAGGGTTTGCGAAACTAATAAATCCCAATTTACCACAACATTTGTATTGGGCAGGGATGATTCAAATAAGTGCAACATTATAAACAGGTTACAAATAAACAGCAACCAGAATTAACTGGTAAGAGGCCTGTTATCGGCTCTAATACAGAGCCTTGTTAACTTAATCACATTTAGTGTGAAAGTTATTGAACTCATGACCATATCAGTaatgaaatgtgcaaaacaaGGATAAATCAACGTGCCATCGATTCAAAGGTCACCTTCAGGTTAATGAGCATTTAATTAAAATCATGACCATATCAATCATGAAATGTGCAAAAAGAGAACAAATCCATGAACCATCAATTCAAAGGTCACCTTCAGGTTGATGAGCATTCAATGAAACACTTGCCGAAAGGCTCAATTTTCCAAATTGAATTACCACAGAATTGAATGAACATGATGCCTGTGACAAAAGTGGACCATTATGAGTCTCATCAGGTTGTTATATAGGTCAGGTCAGGCTGCCGTTCTAGAAACAAGgtcaatacacacacaggtcagcTGTATGAGAATCAGGAAATTGACTAAATTGATTTTATTACTTAATAATGGTTAATATTACATTAGTTGCATAACAATATCATTTATGTTTATAATTCATTTTTCATATTAGCAAGAATATGTAATATTAAACACAAGTGGTGTGCAACTGTAGCTttgttcagcatatttactatTCTTAACTCGCATACAGTGACAGACAGTATGTGGTGTTACATAGCATTTTCATTATTCTTAACTTTGGGCTCTATAATTCTGTATTTTATGCTCTAACTTTCTAACTCAATCTTTTATCTTTATTGTTTCACAGTGCCGTATCACCAAGTCAAACTCTTGTCTACGCAGTATATTTGACGGATAAAGAGATTTTGATGATATAACACAATAATGAGATGTGCTGTTTGTATGACGTCAAGAGGAGCACCAGCTTAAACTAGAGACTGGCACGCACATGCATATGGTGTGTTCTTGCCCTGAGCTTAGACAGTGGTGTCTTGAAATTGAGAATATCCTTGGAAATGTATTGTTACCGGATATTTCTTTTACACCTGAGATAACAATGGGGGTCATCTTTGTCATAAATGCATAACTGCATAATTCtgaatgagattttttttttttttttttcaaaacaaaaaaggggAGCATCAGCTGAATTATTCCCCATCAcacctttttttaacattacaagCTTCTTGCTCCTATTATCACAATTTCTTAGACAGGATTGATAAAACCCTTAATGTAGTGGTAGCCTACAAGTTGCAGTCATGTTGCAGTACTGTTACTACTGAAGCCAGGATGTAATACAGGGATCAGAAGTCAAAGCAAGCCCTATTTCTGCTAGagaatgtttattttaatgtttaattaattCAGCTGTCCAATTATGTCTTTGtagtatttatattttaaaagaccTATATGTCTAAGAGTATGAAAATGGTGTGTTTATTCGGTTATATAGGcctattttttcattttttgttggcCCCCTGACTgttgagccaatcagaggcagagtatgGCAGAatagggcgggtcatgccttcCGATGAATTCGCTATCCATCCGGATAGAGCTACTTTGGAACAACGTGACCAACGCTCCAACCAACGTCCCTACTACTGATCTTGTTAGGATGGGTCTTCACTAGGGAATGTCGGAATATATCTTCATAGCAAAATGCCGaaacccgggatcgaaccagggaCCTTTAGATCTTCAGTCTAACGCTCTCCCAACTGAGCTATTTCGGCGGTGAGTACAATTTATGGAACATGTCCAATTTACACGCAAACAAAAGGACATATACTGTCTTTTACATACTACAAACTAAGAAATACACATAAAGAAAACGTATACACACCTCAGCCGACTGTTAGGTTAACTTTGTGTCTCTACGGCTCTGGATTCATAGAACGTTCCACGCGGTGACGTCATTTAGACGCCCACATTAAGCGCAGAGGCTGCTGGGAGGAAAGGTCAAGAATCGACGACTGTGGACGCCACGAATTTACGTTACCGTTGTAAGAAAGATTATCGCTTCGTTAAACTACTTAATGATACTGGAAAAACTATTTAACTGTTTGAAATGAGCCATGTGAGCTCCGCTGCCTGTAAGACAGGAAACATTAAAATACGCTATTGTCCGTTTTTTTAAAGACTCCTTCGGGCTAGCTgccgttagcaagctagcagctgCACTGTTATTGTTTTCGCCTCATTAGGCGGCCATAAAAACACTGTTCCCCGAGGTACCCCAGCCGAGGCAGGGGTCCGGACTGCCTGAGTGATGTGTTTCTGTCCGTCCCGGGAAGATGGATGAGaagtccagcagcagcagccatcacCGGCTCCTGATCGTCCTGCTCATGGTGTTGCTCTTTGGCGTCATTATGGTCCAGTACGTGTGCCCGAGCAGGTCCGAGTGCCAGATGCTACACCAGCTGGGGTCCTGGTTTAAGGACGGCGGTGCAACTGGTTCCCGGAGCGGTGGCAACGAAATCCAAGACGGGCTGCAGAAAGATCCGTACATCGCAGAAGACGGCGCTCTTGTCCGCTTTGTCCCTCGCTTTAATTTCACCAAAGCAGATTTAAATCGTGTTGTAGACTTCAACATCAAAGGAGATGATGTTATAGTGTTTCTGCACATTCAGAAAACTGGTGGCACGACGTTTGGGCGCCACCTGGTGCGGAATATTCAGCTGGAGAGGCCCTGCGAGTGTCACGCAGGTCAGAAGAAATGTACCTGTTACAGGCCAGGTAAAAAGGAAACCTGGCTGTTCTCCCGGTTCTCCACCGGCTGGAGCTGCGGGCTTCATGCCGACTGGACTGAGCTGACCAGCTGCGTCCCGTCACGGATGGATTCACGGGAGGCTCCTGATAATCTGCCCAGGTAGGTGTAAGAGGATGCTGGGGATGGGGATCTTAGGGTGTTACAAAACCTTACGACTGGACATAACTATGTACATACTGACAGGTAAAGAAAGTCAAGCTATCTCCTGTCTGTAAAATATActtaaaacagtactttatacttttacagTTGCACTACTACTGCTGCAGCAACTGCTTTGATACTACTACTATAttaccagtggtggaagaagtactcagttTGACCTTTTACTCAAGTAACAGTTGCAATAACGTAGTGTAAAAGCAAAGGTCTTGTGTTCAAAGTCTTACTCAAGTGTGTATATGAGCATTAGTATTTAAAAATACTTACAGTGCCAGTTAAGTTAACACTGCAAGCAGATTCAAAATGTGGTTCTAATATTATATTTGCTTTTTCACAATCTATGTACTTTTGACAAAGccttaataaaaacattatttagtGGTTACTTGTCTTAAACCTAATGCAAAGCACTTCTAGTGCACACAAAAGCCAATTATTGCATGAGCGTCTTGCCAAACTAATGCAACCAGTCTATTCTCCAAGCATTATTATGAGTGCATTAAACACTCACTgaatagtttaaaaaataatagaCAGATTTACAGTAGATAATGAATAAGAAACATTATTTGCAGCACTAATTCAAATAGATAAATTAAACGCAGTGCCATCTTGAATCTATTTTTGTTGGACctaatgtttctttttcctctccagtAGGAACTATTATTATATAACCATCCTAAGAGACCCCGTATCACGCTACCTGAGCGAGTGGCGTCACGTGCAACGTGGTGCTACATGGAGGGCCTCCTTACATGTGTGTGATGGACGTTCACCAACGCTGTCTGAGCTGCCAAGCTGTTACTCAGGAGACGACTGGTCAGGTTGCACCCTGCAGGAGTTCATGGACTGCCCCTACAACCTGGCGAACAACCGGCAGACCCGTATGCTTGCTGATCTCAGTCTGGTGGGTTGCTACAATGTCTCCACCATGAGTGAGGAAGAGCGCTGGGCAGTCCTTCTGGAGAGCGCCAAGCGCAACCTACGCGGCATGGCCTTCTTTGGGCTGACCGAGTACCAGCGCAAGACCCAGTATCTATTTGAGCGTACCTTCAACCTGGAGTTCATCGCACCCTTCACACAGCTCAACGGCACACGCGCCTCCAGTGTTGAGGTCCCTCCTGAGACACAATACAGAATCCTGCAGCTGAACCGATGGGACGTAGAGCTGTACGAGTATGCCCGCGACCTTTTCCTGCAGCGTTTCCAGGTGGCGAGGCAGCAGGAGCGCAGGCAGGCCAGGGCAAGGCGGCAGCAGGAGAGGAGGCGGCTCCGTGGAAGGCTCACAACAAAGCAAGGGAGGCAGCTGAAGCCCACAGAAGCACCCCGTCAGCCTGTGAGCCACTCTGTAGTAACTGAGGAGCAGCTGAAGGGTAAAGCTGGTGGAGACAGTGTGGAGTCAGAGATGCTGCTCCCAGACTGGTGGGATATGGATGAGAATAGCACCATGGAGGATTACATGGACAATGTGGAGCAGTGGTAGTGACGGGAACGAGCAGTAGGGTGTCTTAATACTAAGTGTGCCAAGTTCTGCCTTGTCTGTTGTTACTCAATCAAAGTTATTTTTAGTATATGCCTTCCActaaattttctttttctcaccaTGAACAAATGacaccatttatttatttattgatactgATTGTATTTCTTTGTCACAACTGACATTCATAATAAATAGATTTCCTTGATAGAAAAAAAGGCTAGTCTAGGTACCTGCAATCCTTTACCTTCAGTGATCACACAAGCCTTCAAGACAGTTATCTTGGCTTTTAAACACATCTGAACTCCTGTGAAGTAACTTGGAATGAGggggtgtttgtttttccttgttAAAAAGAACAATGTAATAATTTGTTTCTATAAATAATATGCTACTGTTTGTGATTTACAATCTGTATGTTTGCCAAATTGTTGTCTTGTCTGAAAtgtgtacattttaaaatgtacctgTTTTTAAGTGTCTTTTAAGTAACAGAAAAGGACAGTTTTCATAGATACCTCATTGTGTAGCATTAACTGCTAATATTGTAAAATTACTGAATGTGTCCCATGTCTCgatttttatataaaaatgattttacatTCACTGAACTACTGTTTTATTCTTGCCATATTTTGATATCTCCTTTATGTCTTTGTCTGACCATGTGCACAAAAGACTGCAAGCTTTTGTGTTGCACTTGCAAACCTCTGTTAcaccagcagggggcgctgaAATTACTTTAATGAAATCAGAGCTTCCTGGGTGGAGATACTGAGGTGGCGGTTGACATCACGGCTTATTCTTAAATTTAGTAGGATAGgattttaaaccttttttcaGTGTGATCCTCACAGGATTTAATAGAGGGATCAGCTGTGACAGCTGTTCGTAAATTTTGAAGAATTATTCAGCAGTTTACTGAAAATGGTCAAGACTATATGGAGGTCATAGGATTGTTAAAAAAGGGgggggtttgttttttttatcagtacAGAGATAGCTGGGGGTAAGAACAGTGTTATGCTGTTGATTGTTTATGAACAACACCTAAATATAGAAActcagtgttggggagtaattGACTACATGTAGTTAAATTACTATTTTAACTACAATTTGCAGTAGTTGGATCGCAGCTTAGCTACATTGAAATCTCAGTAGCTTTTTTTCTGTAGTTAACtacattttagtttatttagttAATTACAAACTACATGTTTACTGTATTCTCATGAAGATTTATGCCATACAATATGGCACAATGCTACAGCTCACTGGCCACGGTTGTTATTAAATGACAGTCACCTGCTATTTGACTAAAATCACCTGTGGTTTGCATCCAAGATGTCTGTGTTTGAACATTACGAATTAGAAGTTTAGCATTTTCCTGAACACATCCTCAGACTGCTTAAGTGAGGATTGACCTGCCCTAGTCCCTAAATCAGACACAGGTACACTTTATTCAGTGTCACTGCAGTACAGCATGAGATTTCAGCTTCAAATTGTGACCATTTTCTGTGATGTATTTTGGATGTAGCTGAACTACTTTTTTGACAAGCTAAAAATTCTGTGATTCGTTAAGATGTAAGTCAATTACTTTTCATTGTGAAGTAGCAAGTAGTAAATTTGCGTGGATATTTAAATTTGGTTTAGACTATGAAATATCTGGATCCTGTCTTCAGTTTTTTGGCTCTGTCAGATTTAAAAGCTCATGCCAAAAAACTGAAAGCcaaaaaaattacagacagacatataaaacCATTATTACACTCAAGTATGTTATAATATAATGCTGCTCTGCTATCATAACTCAAAGGGGCACGCCACCTTAATAAAGAATTGCATTATGTTATTCTAATGAGGTACTCTCTCTCGAAGcaagagaagtaagtctcaaattTGTATTGTCATTGAGTATAAAATCTGAGCTGCTCTATAGACCAGgcgtgtcaaacatacggcccgggAGCCAGAAGCAGCCCGCCAATGTGGGCCTACTAGATGACTTTGCTCATCTCATATTTCGCACCTGTGAAGACTAAGCAGTGTCAGGTTTAAACAGTGAGCAGATACTTgatgtaaaatgctgcctcagagACTTTTCACCCTGACCAAAATATAGCTCTCTGATATAACAATGACTACTtcctgtggtcatatttaaagatattgaacaatTGTACATAATATTCATATATCAGCCAGCAGCTTCactacaaaagaatctgtatcagacttctatcttaaaacaatatgggTGGAACCCTGTTGATaaggcactgacaaaacttcagatTGTAAATGGTTTATAAGGCAGGAGATGACTTTACCTGCTTCCTCAATGGCCTCCACTTTAGgggaaaattatgaaaaaaaaaaatgcacatgtagtAAAAGTGAGTAGCAGATTGGctcataaaaaacaaccacacttCCCTTCATTAACGATAATacagtggtattaaaatagTCACAGAATAAAATACGTTTAAATAGGTGCATAaatagaaatgtaaaatttaattaaaattgcCCATTCCACAGTCCAATCCAGTTGTGGCTAaagtgatgtttgtgtgtgtgtgtgtgtgtgtgtgtgtgtgtcggtgggTGTCGGTGGGTGTTCTgggttttattgtgaaaacCACCGAATTTTGGGTATCACCTAAATGTACAAGCAAAACACATAATGTAACGTTTGTAATGTTATACGCAATAAATTAACACACAGAGTTAAATGTTAATTGTAAAATCTTAAATGAGTATGATACCCCTGGTCCaggttttattgtgaaaacCATTAGGCACGTGCTGTTGCTAGCATTGTTGCTAGCATCAGGTCCAAGAAAACGGCTCTGCTAGCTTACTTACATATTTTGGCATATCACCTAAATGTACAAGGTAAACAATATAATGTAACTTTACTAATGTTATACGCAATAAATTAACACTTTAagaattaaatgtaattaatattttactgcttttaattgttttaaaatggcCGTTTATAATTTTCGACCGTTATGTTTAAATTTTGACCGTTGATGTTGCTATATTAGCCCAACTGCTAATTATATGCGAATACAGTTAGCCTTTAAATGATGCCAATAAAATAACGCTGTCGGGCTATATGGGTGTGTTTTTTGGCTAATTAATTTGCCCAGGTTTACAGGGCCACATACCTTTGTAACTGTCATGAGTCATGTCGTTACCTGGGAAGTCTTTCACCCGCCGTTTATGAGTGTaatcttaaacacacacatacctgtcGAATTAGCCATTCCCACCTGCGCAGTGTTTATGGCAGCCTACCTTGACAACCTGCTTTCGTCGTGACTTTGATTCTCCCCCATGCTAATTACGTTATCTTATAAACGAAAGCACACACTCCCAACTCCTCCCTCTCCATTTCTGCCCtccctctgattttttttttcaaatgtgttattCTGCTGTGTGTTCAGTCACTGTTGCAGCCGAGCAAATTTAGTTGCAGCAAACATTTCAGCTGCCAGCAGCCACCgcttctttctttccctcactCCGCGGCCGTAACACGTTTTTTTCTACTTGCTTCGGTTTTATTATTCCCAGCTAGCGACAACGCGCTTTTATTTCTTCCTCTGCTTTCACTTACAGCCTGTACTGACTGTATATCAGCGTCTGTGTGGAAAATAACCATCAGATAAACATTTTAACCGACGTTAATTCAGGAGGAGAGGACGTCTGAATCCGTCTGGACTACACACAGGTAAGAAGCTGAGCACGTCTGGCGCAGTAATAATATAATGCTGTTTAGTTTTATGTTTAATCCATGCTGCAGTCATTAAAAACGCCTCTGTCACTCTGCCTGTTGCGTGGAAGCTCAGAGCCCTTTGTCATTGTTAATTACGGGCGTAATTGCGGTGTTACACATAGGCACTACAGTAATAACATCTCCATTTGACATGCTTGTTGTAGGTCTGCTGAGGGCTATCCTCTGTGTAGATTATAACAATGCCTGTCATGTTTGAGTGCAGGATCTGCACATGAGGGTTTGGTTGAATGCAGCATGCAGGGATTTTATTGGGTGTATTAACAGTCACAGTGTTTCAAGTGCAAGTTGTCATGCCAGAGTGAAAGGCAAAAAAATCAATGTGAAATTACTTTCTGAGTCTCTGTTCActgtattattatatttaattcaaTTACAGTTGGCAGGAATGAAGAGCACCTGCAGTTCCTGGTTATCTATCtagctgtgtgtctgcaggatTCTGCATCCAGCCTCCATGCATGCACGCAGCACAGGGAGGTTGACTCCCTGTCCTTGTTTACCCTTAGGGGTCAGACATTCAAGCCACCGTAGCATACTGTGTTGTCACTACTTGCCTACAGTACATATAATACTGTACGCACTTGCAATAGGCGTATCGCCATCATCTTGGCTCATTATACAATACAGCCAGTCAAGACAAGTTCACGCTCCCTCCAGGCTGTGGACTCTGCACCAGTCTAGCTAGTTTTTCTTTACTTAATATAAACACTGATAAACTGACAGATACACATGGGCATGCAGCCACATTTCCCACATAACCTATTTTCATTTCCCCTGTCACAGAGACACATTAACTGCCTGGGAAGCTCCATCTTTTATGGTGCAAATAAAACCATTCGCCAACCAATAACAAATCAAAGATGTTATGCTGATGATAGCTATAACATCTACAGTTTTTCCACACAGTTAACTTTCATGATCTCACTATAGGGATGTGAAACTCCCAGCCCCAAAACCAGCAGGGTAACATGAAAGCTCCAGGGCTTACACTTTATTCTCTATCCTGTTTTCTAgattaaaactttttaaaagtgCAACAGGCAAGTTAAGTTGCAAGTAGTTCGTGTTTTGTGCAGGCTGTGTTGTCCTGTA from Epinephelus moara isolate mb chromosome 4, YSFRI_EMoa_1.0, whole genome shotgun sequence encodes the following:
- the hs6st2 gene encoding heparan-sulfate 6-O-sulfotransferase 2 isoform X1 encodes the protein MDEKSSSSSHHRLLIVLLMVLLFGVIMVQYVCPSRSECQMLHQLGSWFKDGGATGSRSGGNEIQDGLQKDPYIAEDGALVRFVPRFNFTKADLNRVVDFNIKGDDVIVFLHIQKTGGTTFGRHLVRNIQLERPCECHAGQKKCTCYRPGKKETWLFSRFSTGWSCGLHADWTELTSCVPSRMDSREAPDNLPSRNYYYITILRDPVSRYLSEWRHVQRGATWRASLHVCDGRSPTLSELPSCYSGDDWSGCTLQEFMDCPYNLANNRQTRMLADLSLVGCYNVSTMSEEERWAVLLESAKRNLRGMAFFGLTEYQRKTQYLFERTFNLEFIAPFTQLNGTRASSVEVPPETQYRILQLNRWDVELYEYARDLFLQRFQVARQQERRQARARRQQERRRLRGRLTTKQGRQLKPTEAPRQPVSHSVVTEEQLKGKAGGDSVESEMLLPDWWDMDENSTMEDYMDNVEQW
- the hs6st2 gene encoding heparan-sulfate 6-O-sulfotransferase 2 isoform X2; translated protein: MDEKSSSSSHHRLLIVLLMVLLFGVIMVQYVCPSRSECQMLHQLGSWFKDGGATGSRSGGNEIQDGLQKDPYIAEDGALVRFVPRFNFTKADLNRVVDFNIKGDDVIVFLHIQKTGGTTFGRHLVRNIQLERPCECHAGQKKCTCYRPGKKETWLFSRFSTGWSCGLHADWTELTSCVPSRMDSREAPDNLPRNYYYITILRDPVSRYLSEWRHVQRGATWRASLHVCDGRSPTLSELPSCYSGDDWSGCTLQEFMDCPYNLANNRQTRMLADLSLVGCYNVSTMSEEERWAVLLESAKRNLRGMAFFGLTEYQRKTQYLFERTFNLEFIAPFTQLNGTRASSVEVPPETQYRILQLNRWDVELYEYARDLFLQRFQVARQQERRQARARRQQERRRLRGRLTTKQGRQLKPTEAPRQPVSHSVVTEEQLKGKAGGDSVESEMLLPDWWDMDENSTMEDYMDNVEQW